The Chryseobacterium aureum genome contains a region encoding:
- a CDS encoding ChaN family lipoprotein: MKNIFIAILLAGFCVLKAQDFKAYQFYDKKGKEVKTEKLVKELAEYDVVFFGENHNSSINHWLQLKITEALFAKKNGQVMLGAEMFERDNQAQLDQYLNGKFDAKTLKDSARLWNNYATDCKPLVDFAKDKKLSFIATNIPRRYASQTAKEGLESLNKLSEKEKTYIAQLPIKVTLDTPGYPEMKKMMGDHAEGTKVMNFISAQATKDATMAESILKNYQAGKTFIHYNGNYHSKEFGGIYWYIKQKNPNLKMAVISVFESDDPELKVPAKDYIPTDFNLIIPGDMTKTF, from the coding sequence ATGAAAAATATTTTCATAGCGATACTGCTTGCCGGCTTCTGCGTATTGAAAGCGCAGGATTTTAAGGCGTATCAGTTTTATGATAAAAAAGGAAAAGAAGTAAAGACAGAAAAACTGGTAAAAGAACTGGCAGAGTATGATGTGGTGTTTTTTGGCGAAAATCATAACAGCTCTATCAATCACTGGCTTCAGCTTAAAATTACAGAAGCTTTGTTTGCTAAAAAGAATGGCCAGGTCATGTTGGGAGCAGAAATGTTTGAAAGAGACAATCAGGCTCAGCTGGATCAATATTTAAACGGAAAGTTTGATGCTAAAACATTGAAAGATTCTGCCCGTTTATGGAATAATTATGCAACAGATTGTAAACCTTTGGTAGATTTTGCCAAAGATAAAAAGCTCAGTTTTATTGCCACGAATATCCCAAGAAGATATGCCTCCCAAACCGCAAAAGAAGGTCTCGAATCTTTAAATAAATTAAGCGAAAAAGAGAAAACATACATTGCTCAGCTGCCAATTAAAGTAACTTTAGACACTCCGGGATATCCGGAAATGAAAAAGATGATGGGTGACCATGCCGAAGGTACAAAAGTGATGAATTTCATCTCCGCTCAGGCTACAAAAGATGCAACAATGGCGGAATCTATCCTGAAAAATTATCAGGCCGGAAAAACCTTCATCCATTACAACGGAAACTATCACAGCAAAGAATTCGGGGGAATTTATTGGTACATCAAACAGAAAAATCCTAATCTTAAAATGGCAGTAATCTCGGTTTTTGAATCGGATGATCCTGAACTGAAAGTTCCTGCCAAAGATTATATCCCTACAGACTTTAATCTGATTATTCCGGGAGATATGACGAAGACTTTTTAA